A genomic region of Candidatus Nanoarchaeia archaeon contains the following coding sequences:
- a CDS encoding DUF6541 family protein: MKLENSIIESVFLLALFLAAFWLWTLPFQQNHTPFGDVDSSTHFGLGDYMAYKNKAIIDVPYFFSFRYGKNNAGKLWYPPQYHTNQAIFELYGGSREIPAQIYIALMSAAVIFTSYILMRAIYGFLPALLTSTLLLFSSRDISWYILGQYPQVLSFGLVPLFLASLYLYVTKKQTIHLYLGSILIALQFYFHPQAIFVSAIATFFFVVFYFLKEKKIPSNLKPDIKHIVFSILILVLLIAPFYQFPFGKGSIYKNPISAALQQEKPYGRLLYWYGNEKPEGISPSYYQFTEMHGNRFSYLLILLTILGLIFTIYRRNPADLMLLAMFLTLYLVMHSNVFGLGRAERFMEAEAMLLYPIAVIGFFGVLSASTSFFKIENNKKIIKIGTIAVLILFSLFTLGTNAYTQLKGAYAGYGRLTPPQVEAAQWMRANLPEDADVYLVGTAIYTKKKWLQAASFRHMVTDTKPIFPDFSLSDANYAFLDYSELGLLGGQPALDSINAWAIQNIQNATLLYDKGNIRVVKLAE; the protein is encoded by the coding sequence ATGAAGCTGGAAAACTCAATTATCGAATCAGTCTTCCTCCTTGCGCTCTTCCTCGCAGCATTCTGGCTCTGGACCCTCCCATTCCAGCAAAACCACACTCCTTTTGGCGATGTTGACTCATCAACCCATTTTGGCTTAGGAGACTACATGGCATACAAGAATAAGGCAATCATTGACGTTCCGTATTTCTTCTCCTTCAGATATGGCAAGAACAACGCAGGCAAGCTGTGGTATCCTCCTCAGTACCACACAAATCAGGCAATCTTTGAGCTTTATGGCGGCTCCAGAGAGATTCCAGCCCAGATCTACATAGCTTTGATGTCGGCAGCGGTCATCTTCACCTCTTATATCCTCATGCGAGCCATCTACGGCTTCCTTCCAGCCCTGCTCACATCAACCCTACTCCTCTTCTCTTCAAGAGATATCTCATGGTATATCCTCGGCCAATATCCCCAAGTCCTTTCATTTGGCCTTGTTCCTTTGTTCCTCGCAAGCCTTTATCTCTATGTCACAAAAAAGCAGACCATCCATCTCTATCTTGGATCAATTCTGATTGCTCTTCAGTTCTATTTCCACCCCCAAGCCATCTTTGTCTCAGCGATTGCAACGTTCTTCTTCGTTGTTTTTTATTTTTTAAAAGAAAAAAAAATTCCCTCAAATCTAAAACCGGATATAAAACACATAGTATTCTCAATCTTGATATTGGTGCTACTCATTGCCCCGTTCTATCAATTCCCCTTTGGAAAAGGCTCTATCTACAAGAATCCAATTTCGGCAGCATTGCAACAAGAGAAGCCCTATGGTCGTCTCCTTTACTGGTATGGCAATGAGAAGCCTGAAGGCATCTCTCCTTCCTACTATCAATTCACGGAGATGCACGGAAATCGGTTCTCATATCTCCTTATCCTCCTTACTATTCTAGGGCTTATCTTTACCATTTACAGAAGAAATCCAGCAGATCTCATGCTTCTTGCCATGTTCCTAACCCTTTACCTTGTCATGCACTCAAATGTCTTTGGATTAGGCAGGGCAGAGCGCTTTATGGAGGCAGAGGCAATGCTTCTCTACCCAATTGCAGTCATTGGTTTTTTTGGCGTACTCTCGGCCTCAACTTCATTTTTCAAAATTGAAAATAATAAAAAAATAATAAAGATTGGGACTATAGCAGTACTCATCCTCTTTTCGCTTTTCACATTAGGAACAAATGCCTATACCCAACTCAAAGGAGCCTATGCAGGCTATGGAAGGCTTACCCCTCCTCAAGTTGAGGCAGCCCAGTGGATGAGAGCCAACCTTCCCGAAGACGCAGATGTCTACCTTGTCGGCACAGCAATCTACACCAAGAAGAAATGGCTCCAGGCAGCTTCCTTTAGGCATATGGTCACAGATACAAAGCCCATTTTCCCGGATTTCTCCCTCTCTGATGCCAATTATGCCTTCCTTGATTACTCAGAACTTGGCTTGCTTGGCGGCCAACCAGCCCTCGATTCCATCAACGCCTGGGCTATCCAAAACATCCAAAATGCAACACTTCTGTATGATAAAGGCAATATCAGGGTGGTGAAGCTTGCTGAATAA
- a CDS encoding polyprenol monophosphomannose synthase, with translation MKTFVVVPTYNELENIENLLEEILKHEVEAVVVDDNSPDCTWKAVEDVSKREPRVHLLRRMEERGRGNAGKAGFLYALEKGAEQVVEMDADFSHNPKDIPRLLEKLKECDVVLGSRMIQGGEEVGRGIIRRIVTRAANLYIRFLLGLKAKDCNSGFRAFRRKVLEAIAPGIRAQGPGIVQEVLFKAHLKGFRICEIPIVFKDRTSGESKLGLKQLAQGYTLILKLRLMRLFGRI, from the coding sequence GTGAAAACATTTGTTGTGGTTCCTACCTATAATGAACTGGAGAATATTGAGAATCTTTTGGAGGAGATTCTTAAGCATGAGGTTGAAGCCGTAGTAGTAGATGATAATTCCCCTGACTGCACATGGAAGGCTGTTGAGGATGTCTCAAAAAGAGAGCCGAGAGTTCATCTGCTTCGCCGTATGGAGGAGCGCGGCAGGGGCAATGCCGGAAAAGCTGGGTTTCTCTACGCTCTGGAAAAAGGCGCAGAGCAGGTTGTTGAGATGGATGCTGACTTTTCCCATAATCCAAAAGATATTCCGCGGCTGCTGGAGAAACTGAAGGAATGCGATGTTGTTTTGGGATCGCGGATGATTCAGGGCGGGGAGGAGGTCGGAAGGGGGATTATCCGAAGAATTGTGACAAGAGCAGCTAATCTGTATATCCGCTTCCTTTTGGGGTTAAAGGCCAAGGACTGCAATTCCGGGTTTCGTGCATTCCGGAGAAAGGTGTTAGAGGCAATCGCTCCTGGAATACGGGCTCAAGGGCCTGGAATTGTGCAGGAGGTGTTGTTTAAAGCGCATCTCAAGGGGTTTCGCATTTGTGAGATTCCTATTGTATTTAAGGATCGGACATCCGGGGAGTCCAAGCTTGGATTGAAGCAGCTCGCCCAGGGCTATACATTGATCCTGAAACTCAGGCTGATGCGCCTTTTCGGGAGGATATAA
- a CDS encoding glycosyltransferase family 9 protein, giving the protein MNPILIVKIGAVGDVLRTTSLLQGLKEHFPGNPIWWVTSQGGMELLKNNPFIGKIILWDDGGFTDLAASAYFRIIILEEDEEVCRFASGLTGEKVGYIWKDGKVVPTSSAAEWHAMSALGKKPRNDELKKANRKTWQRIMQEIVGIRPKQFDTLLYLTEQEKVFGDGFAKKNGIEKDDLVIGVNTGAGGRWPLKILSEEKTIELIEKIKNELHPKEINNSKNKKTKKQIKIILLGGPEEAGRNKRIAFGVSGVIDAGCDNDLRQFASIVNICDVVVTSDSLAMHIAIALRKMVVAFFAPTSSAEIELYGMGEKVVPRGGCVCCYKKDGLAKPSCNDMLEVDDFIEALKKVIR; this is encoded by the coding sequence ATGAATCCTATCCTCATTGTCAAGATTGGAGCTGTTGGAGATGTGCTGCGCACAACTTCCCTGCTTCAGGGATTGAAAGAGCATTTTCCTGGCAACCCGATATGGTGGGTTACTTCTCAAGGTGGCATGGAGCTGCTGAAGAACAATCCTTTCATCGGGAAGATTATCTTATGGGATGATGGGGGATTCACAGATTTGGCTGCCAGCGCATACTTTAGGATTATTATTTTAGAGGAGGATGAAGAGGTTTGCAGGTTTGCATCTGGCCTTACAGGAGAGAAGGTCGGATATATCTGGAAGGATGGAAAAGTGGTGCCAACTTCAAGCGCTGCTGAATGGCATGCAATGTCTGCTTTGGGCAAGAAGCCGAGGAATGACGAGCTGAAAAAGGCAAACAGGAAAACCTGGCAGCGGATCATGCAGGAGATTGTTGGGATCAGGCCAAAGCAGTTTGATACCCTTTTGTATTTGACAGAACAGGAGAAGGTATTTGGAGACGGCTTTGCAAAGAAGAATGGAATTGAGAAGGATGATCTGGTTATTGGCGTGAATACAGGAGCTGGCGGAAGGTGGCCACTAAAAATATTATCAGAGGAGAAGACCATTGAGTTGATTGAAAAAATTAAGAATGAACTCCATCCAAAAGAAATAAACAATTCAAAAAACAAAAAAACAAAAAAACAAATTAAGATAATTTTATTAGGCGGCCCAGAAGAGGCTGGGAGGAATAAGAGGATTGCTTTTGGGGTTAGCGGGGTTATTGATGCGGGTTGTGATAATGATTTGAGGCAGTTTGCCAGCATTGTGAACATCTGCGATGTTGTGGTTACGAGTGATAGCCTTGCGATGCATATCGCCATAGCTTTGAGGAAGATGGTTGTTGCGTTTTTTGCTCCGACAAGTTCTGCCGAGATTGAATTATATGGGATGGGGGAGAAGGTGGTTCCTCGCGGCGGATGCGTCTGCTGCTATAAGAAAGACGGGCTTGCAAAGCCGAGCTGCAATGATATGCTTGAGGTGGATGATTTTATTGAGGCCTTGAAGAAGGTGATTCGGTGA
- a CDS encoding glycosyltransferase family 9 protein: MKILLFRSGGIGDVLLSTPLIRVLKKQYPDASISYLCGRWSAGVLENNPHVSEVIPVDDSVFFRFFSRLRLIPLIFKIRKKRFDMVFILDKSWHFGLLARLFGIPVRVGFDRYGEGKWNTKNAQYTGESYEGDMYLQLAQAIGISVPKKYSLEMFSSKDERKNVERFLREKGLAGKELIGIAPGGAVNPGQKALFKRWPLESYRELISQLQKKKRVFLIFGGKNDEKVAEALTHSGLIDCTGFSFGETYELMKRCRVVVTHDSGPLHIAAASGTKVIALFGPTPAKRFAPKNAVVIESDVKGCPCYDVYGRFGDRAGACMSRISISSVLQAFLGIRFF, encoded by the coding sequence ATGAAAATCCTTCTTTTTCGGTCAGGTGGGATCGGTGATGTGCTGCTCTCAACGCCATTGATACGGGTGTTAAAAAAACAGTATCCTGACGCTTCGATCTCGTATCTTTGCGGGAGGTGGTCTGCAGGCGTGTTGGAGAACAATCCCCATGTCTCAGAAGTTATCCCTGTTGACGACTCAGTCTTTTTCAGGTTTTTCAGCAGGCTCAGATTGATTCCATTGATTTTCAAGATCAGGAAAAAGAGATTTGACATGGTTTTTATTTTGGATAAATCCTGGCATTTTGGATTGCTGGCTAGGCTCTTCGGGATACCGGTTCGGGTTGGCTTTGACAGATATGGAGAAGGGAAGTGGAATACCAAGAACGCGCAGTATACGGGAGAGAGCTATGAGGGGGATATGTACCTTCAGTTGGCTCAGGCAATTGGGATTTCGGTGCCAAAGAAGTATTCGCTTGAGATGTTTTCTTCCAAGGATGAAAGAAAAAACGTTGAGAGATTTTTGAGAGAGAAAGGTTTGGCTGGAAAAGAGTTGATCGGCATTGCTCCCGGAGGGGCTGTGAATCCAGGCCAAAAGGCGCTGTTCAAGAGGTGGCCATTGGAGAGTTACAGAGAGCTTATTTCACAATTACAGAAGAAAAAGAGGGTATTCTTGATATTTGGCGGAAAGAATGATGAGAAGGTTGCAGAGGCATTAACTCATAGTGGTTTGATTGATTGCACGGGATTTTCATTTGGAGAAACCTATGAGCTCATGAAAAGATGCAGAGTGGTGGTAACGCATGACTCCGGGCCTTTGCATATTGCTGCTGCATCTGGAACAAAAGTTATAGCCTTATTCGGGCCTACGCCTGCAAAGCGGTTTGCTCCTAAGAATGCTGTCGTCATTGAATCTGATGTTAAGGGATGCCCGTGTTATGATGTGTATGGGAGGTTTGGAGATCGGGCTGGAGCCTGCATGAGCAGGATTTCTATATCTTCGGTCCTACAAGCTTTTTTAGGAATTCGTTTTTTTTAG
- a CDS encoding lysylphosphatidylglycerol synthase transmembrane domain-containing protein, protein MRIKISDLVKVFVGTLILVILITQVGLANIINQITAVNPIFLLLAVITSFISLVIAAYNIRILLYPLNVKIQFPQLLKYTFAVLVVGVFVPGRFGELSLIYFLRKGGATGMQATEIVAIQKGIIFLSTTFFATFGLYIFLQPSQAVIISSFFLALVTVSLIVFFYTGKQMAQKYFPEKYTHKIILFLDLIAGYIQIQKKTLVINLGISLLNGILFGLTLFILFLGYGVQISIFHAVVIRALLGIASTIPLTFGGIGIRESLGVLIFAQLGVNISIATSVFLLLLIIRFIFAGAASLFILDKTILSSRKNTPPTNF, encoded by the coding sequence ATGAGAATAAAAATATCCGATCTGGTAAAAGTCTTCGTAGGGACACTTATCTTAGTTATACTTATCACACAAGTAGGGCTTGCCAACATCATAAATCAGATAACTGCTGTCAATCCAATATTCTTGCTCCTTGCAGTCATAACATCCTTTATATCGTTAGTTATAGCAGCCTATAATATTCGTATTTTACTATACCCGTTAAATGTAAAGATACAATTCCCGCAATTATTAAAATACACATTTGCAGTCTTGGTGGTAGGAGTGTTTGTTCCAGGCAGATTTGGAGAACTATCCCTTATCTATTTTTTAAGGAAGGGGGGCGCAACAGGGATGCAGGCAACCGAGATTGTTGCAATTCAGAAAGGTATCATATTTCTCTCCACAACCTTCTTTGCAACATTTGGTCTATACATCTTCCTTCAACCATCCCAAGCCGTCATCATATCTTCCTTCTTCTTGGCTCTCGTTACTGTCTCCTTAATTGTATTTTTCTATACAGGAAAACAAATGGCACAAAAGTATTTTCCAGAGAAATATACCCACAAAATCATCTTATTTTTAGATTTGATTGCAGGATATATACAAATTCAGAAAAAAACTCTTGTTATAAATCTAGGGATTTCCCTCCTGAATGGAATCTTATTTGGGCTAACCTTATTCATACTCTTCTTAGGATACGGTGTCCAGATATCTATATTCCATGCCGTAGTGATCCGAGCTTTGCTAGGAATAGCATCCACAATCCCCCTGACATTTGGTGGAATAGGGATCCGAGAATCTCTGGGCGTCCTGATTTTTGCGCAGCTTGGAGTAAACATATCCATTGCAACTTCAGTATTTCTCCTCTTGCTTATTATCCGATTTATATTTGCCGGAGCAGCTTCGTTATTCATACTCGATAAGACCATCCTCTCTTCAAGGAAGAACACACCCCCAACCAACTTCTAA
- a CDS encoding GtrA family protein, translating to MSFMQRVVSSRFWVFSIGGGLGAIVNWAITVALTEILLIPWEASYAVGLSINLLLNFFFNMMITFRKHSEALRRFVRFLAVSISTILLNYVSSVALENILGAVISFRFNYLVSIILVTCGIAVVNYKLNKWWVFA from the coding sequence ATGTCCTTTATGCAACGGGTAGTATCGAGCAGGTTCTGGGTCTTTTCAATCGGAGGCGGTTTAGGAGCAATAGTCAATTGGGCCATTACTGTAGCGCTCACTGAGATTCTGCTGATTCCCTGGGAGGCGTCTTATGCTGTTGGGTTGAGCATTAATTTGCTGCTGAATTTCTTTTTTAATATGATGATAACTTTCAGAAAACACTCAGAGGCTTTAAGGAGATTTGTGAGGTTCCTTGCTGTTAGCATTTCCACAATCCTTCTTAATTATGTGAGCTCTGTTGCGCTTGAGAATATTTTGGGAGCAGTGATCTCATTTCGGTTTAATTACCTCGTGTCGATTATCCTGGTGACATGCGGGATTGCTGTCGTGAACTATAAGCTCAACAAATGGTGGGTGTTTGCATGA